A stretch of the Porifericola rhodea genome encodes the following:
- a CDS encoding PAS domain S-box protein has protein sequence MLNSLKLLNTCINTIDAGIGIIDRQGTLRMANVALAKICETSVEEIEGKHYQTLLKNHQESGSQLEALILGEQNEISECKFWHQDQNRYKYIRGYAKNEVDDELGSCRIIFINDISEEVAQRENLKVRASILKNVRDSIIVVDNDGIIIYWNAAATELFGIAKEKILGAHINEFNPGFDPKAFIAAAGDNKDYFRRIDWKFIRADGTEVWADVKLSFLFDESEGDVQGFIGVSKDITEKKQQELELVRRNKEFASLIDSQTNFLARIDTRGNFTYVNQWFQEKFDYGKEIVGHNFMSEIHPDDVKPCWQMLEACKASPGKAIPIELRGLRGKETFYWEVVALTNEEGEVTEYQGVGYDITESKLADSEIRSLKAFNELLLEISTELINATPENLDERIHESLQKVTTFANFDRAVIYLFTSNQEEVYLTHEYCAEGIAPFPDSAHRYSIAEYGWWSDKIFNKEAVEVQDIEQLPTEAASVKQALEQLGALSMLMLPVAHNDQLIGALGFTSYTETKDWDKDTLALFKLLGAMLGNTFKGVETMGKLKESITQYALLADNVTDIVLKHDLDFKINFITPSCKDMLGYEESEVLGQSFASLVYPEDLYTISTHVQDALSGKRIRFITRLKKKDGNYIWIEARARATKTNGATELIAIIRDIDLQKQIEVEKDELFRETHALNEELRASEEELLQTLDKTVELNEQLTNNERKFKGLIEKSFEGIVVYGMDARVLYASPSATQIMGYSYEEVINMTGRDFIYPEDLPLSDAYMSKLVKKPGERISFEIRCVRKDREVIWIESNVTNLLEDPAIEGLVVNFRDITERKKYEIRLEEIRTSLNLAQKVAKIGSWEVNLKTMESFTSEEFHAILGLERNHKTVEFDELVQFLHPEDRQKVLDDMELAMRSGAVNDSNYHELEYRIIDKKGDIKHIKADRQIIIDEEAGTARMIGTIQDVTREKELKRLLDETSKVAKVGGWEVNLVRNELVWTEETYRIHELPLTNTVNLEEAVKYYHPEDLPMLRAAVNQMINQGQKYDLELRLITAKGKLRWVRATAGIVNKVNGKIVKFRGSIQDITERKKRDEEIQRYSERLKIATKAAQIGVWEVDVQNDMLKWDAQTCEIFGLPSDNHQGKFSQLSKLFHPDDMMSAPSIEKVRRIAEPELKGDFRIIRPDNGEVRFIKSAGKVFYDEHKEPVRIVGVHWDITPAKQNEERLERKNAELIKINSELDHFVYSTSHNLRAPLTSVMGIVNIMREVETAEEREVFIDMIQKSIYKLDETIQEINDYSKNARVKVEKEHIDFRLIIDNILESLSYMENAQKMKMQVEVDDDLEYCSDPGRLKIIFNNLLSNAVKYANPIEAKPFMLVEVKKDNGQVFIRVKDNGIGIKEEYLERVFNMFFRATNKSSGSGLGLYIVKEAVEKLGGNIEVESVAGEGTEFIVRLPL, from the coding sequence ATGCTCAACTCTCTTAAATTACTTAATACCTGTATTAATACTATTGATGCTGGTATAGGAATAATTGACAGGCAGGGCACCCTTAGAATGGCAAATGTTGCTTTAGCAAAAATTTGCGAAACTAGTGTAGAAGAAATAGAGGGTAAGCATTACCAAACTTTACTCAAAAACCACCAGGAATCAGGCTCCCAGCTTGAGGCCTTAATACTGGGTGAGCAGAACGAAATCAGCGAGTGTAAATTTTGGCATCAAGATCAAAACCGGTATAAATATATCAGAGGCTATGCTAAAAATGAGGTAGATGATGAGTTAGGCTCATGCCGCATCATTTTCATAAACGATATTAGTGAGGAAGTAGCCCAGAGAGAGAACTTAAAAGTACGCGCCTCTATACTCAAAAATGTGCGCGATAGCATTATTGTAGTAGACAATGACGGAATTATTATCTACTGGAACGCTGCTGCTACAGAGCTTTTTGGTATCGCGAAAGAAAAAATACTGGGAGCACATATCAACGAATTTAATCCGGGCTTTGACCCCAAAGCTTTTATTGCTGCCGCAGGTGATAATAAAGATTACTTCCGTAGAATAGACTGGAAATTTATAAGAGCAGATGGTACAGAAGTTTGGGCCGATGTAAAGCTGAGTTTTCTCTTTGACGAAAGCGAAGGGGATGTACAGGGTTTTATTGGTGTATCAAAAGATATTACGGAAAAAAAACAGCAGGAACTGGAACTGGTAAGGCGCAATAAAGAATTCGCCTCTCTCATTGATTCTCAGACCAATTTCCTGGCAAGAATAGATACCAGGGGCAACTTCACTTACGTTAACCAATGGTTTCAGGAAAAATTCGACTATGGTAAAGAAATAGTGGGGCATAATTTTATGTCAGAAATTCATCCTGATGATGTAAAACCCTGCTGGCAAATGCTGGAGGCGTGCAAAGCCTCTCCCGGTAAAGCAATACCAATAGAACTAAGAGGGCTCAGAGGTAAAGAAACATTTTACTGGGAGGTAGTGGCTCTTACAAACGAAGAAGGAGAAGTTACCGAATACCAGGGAGTAGGTTATGATATTACCGAAAGCAAACTTGCAGATAGCGAAATACGTTCGCTCAAAGCATTCAATGAGCTTTTGCTGGAAATTTCTACAGAACTAATCAATGCGACTCCAGAAAACCTGGACGAACGTATACACGAGTCCCTGCAAAAGGTAACTACATTTGCCAATTTTGACCGCGCTGTTATCTATCTCTTTACCAGCAACCAGGAAGAGGTCTACCTAACGCATGAGTATTGTGCGGAAGGTATAGCCCCATTCCCGGATAGTGCCCACCGGTATTCTATAGCAGAATATGGCTGGTGGTCAGATAAAATATTCAATAAAGAAGCTGTTGAAGTTCAGGATATAGAGCAATTGCCGACTGAGGCCGCTTCGGTTAAGCAGGCGCTAGAGCAATTAGGCGCGCTATCTATGCTTATGCTGCCTGTGGCGCATAACGATCAGCTGATAGGCGCTCTGGGCTTTACCTCCTATACAGAAACCAAAGACTGGGATAAAGATACTTTAGCGTTATTCAAGCTATTAGGCGCTATGCTGGGCAATACGTTTAAAGGGGTAGAAACCATGGGTAAGCTTAAAGAAAGTATTACTCAGTATGCTCTTTTGGCTGATAACGTAACAGATATAGTACTTAAACATGATTTAGATTTTAAGATCAACTTTATTACACCTTCCTGTAAAGATATGCTGGGTTATGAGGAGAGTGAGGTGCTGGGGCAGTCTTTTGCAAGTTTGGTGTATCCGGAAGATCTGTATACAATTTCTACCCACGTACAAGATGCGCTGTCGGGAAAAAGAATACGCTTCATTACTCGCCTGAAAAAAAAAGATGGAAACTATATATGGATAGAAGCCCGTGCCAGAGCTACAAAAACAAATGGCGCTACTGAGTTAATCGCTATTATTAGAGATATTGACCTGCAAAAGCAGATTGAAGTAGAAAAAGATGAGCTTTTCCGTGAAACCCATGCCCTAAACGAAGAGCTGAGAGCCAGTGAAGAAGAACTCTTGCAGACACTGGATAAAACCGTAGAACTGAACGAGCAATTGACTAACAACGAGCGCAAGTTTAAAGGACTCATTGAGAAAAGCTTTGAAGGTATAGTGGTTTATGGTATGGATGCACGAGTGCTTTATGCCTCCCCTTCTGCTACACAGATTATGGGTTATTCTTATGAAGAAGTGATTAACATGACGGGGAGAGATTTTATCTACCCTGAAGATTTACCGCTTTCTGATGCTTATATGTCAAAACTCGTTAAAAAACCCGGAGAGCGTATTTCTTTTGAAATTCGTTGTGTGCGCAAAGATAGAGAAGTAATCTGGATCGAGTCCAATGTTACCAACCTTTTAGAAGACCCTGCCATAGAAGGGCTGGTGGTTAACTTTAGGGACATTACGGAAAGGAAAAAATACGAGATTAGACTGGAGGAAATACGCACCTCACTTAATCTGGCTCAGAAGGTAGCTAAGATAGGTAGCTGGGAGGTTAACCTGAAGACTATGGAGTCTTTTACTTCAGAAGAGTTTCACGCTATTTTGGGACTGGAGCGCAACCATAAAACTGTAGAGTTTGACGAACTGGTGCAGTTTTTACACCCGGAAGACCGGCAAAAAGTGTTGGATGACATGGAACTCGCCATGCGTAGTGGGGCTGTTAATGACAGCAATTATCACGAGCTGGAATACCGGATTATAGACAAAAAAGGAGACATCAAGCATATTAAAGCAGATAGGCAGATTATTATAGATGAGGAGGCAGGTACAGCCAGGATGATTGGTACCATACAGGATGTTACCAGAGAAAAAGAGCTGAAAAGGCTGCTGGACGAAACTAGTAAAGTAGCAAAAGTTGGAGGCTGGGAAGTAAACTTAGTTAGGAATGAGCTTGTCTGGACAGAAGAAACTTACAGAATCCATGAGTTACCTCTCACCAATACAGTAAATTTAGAAGAAGCGGTAAAGTATTATCATCCTGAAGATCTGCCTATGCTTAGGGCAGCCGTAAACCAAATGATAAATCAGGGCCAGAAATATGATCTGGAGCTCCGCTTAATCACAGCAAAGGGTAAGCTTAGGTGGGTACGGGCAACGGCGGGTATTGTAAATAAGGTGAATGGCAAGATTGTTAAATTCAGAGGTTCCATTCAGGACATTACAGAAAGGAAAAAGCGTGATGAAGAGATTCAAAGATACTCCGAACGCCTCAAGATTGCTACCAAAGCTGCGCAGATTGGAGTGTGGGAAGTAGATGTACAAAATGATATGCTTAAATGGGATGCACAAACCTGCGAAATTTTTGGTTTGCCATCAGATAATCATCAGGGCAAATTTAGCCAGTTGTCCAAATTGTTTCATCCGGATGATATGATGAGTGCACCAAGCATAGAAAAAGTCAGACGTATAGCAGAACCAGAGCTAAAAGGTGATTTCAGAATCATACGGCCAGACAATGGAGAGGTCCGCTTTATTAAATCTGCTGGAAAAGTATTTTATGACGAGCATAAGGAACCCGTTAGGATAGTAGGGGTTCACTGGGATATAACCCCAGCCAAACAAAACGAAGAGCGGCTGGAACGTAAAAATGCTGAGCTTATTAAAATCAACTCTGAACTGGATCACTTCGTGTATAGTACTTCGCACAATCTACGTGCTCCCCTTACCTCAGTTATGGGCATCGTCAATATTATGCGCGAAGTAGAGACCGCCGAAGAGCGTGAGGTATTTATTGATATGATTCAGAAGAGTATCTACAAACTGGACGAGACCATACAAGAGATTAATGATTACTCTAAGAATGCACGTGTTAAGGTTGAAAAAGAGCATATTGATTTTCGCCTGATCATAGATAACATACTGGAGAGCCTCTCTTATATGGAGAATGCGCAAAAAATGAAGATGCAGGTAGAGGTAGATGATGATCTCGAGTACTGCTCTGATCCGGGACGCCTCAAAATTATTTTTAACAACCTTCTTTCCAATGCTGTAAAATATGCTAACCCCATAGAGGCTAAGCCCTTTATGCTGGTAGAAGTAAAAAAAGATAATGGGCAGGTTTTTATAAGGGTAAAAGACAATGGCATAGGTATTAAGGAAGAATACTTGGAGAGAGTATTTAACATGTTTTTTAGAGCTACCAACAAATCCAGTGGCTCTGGTCTGGGGCTGTATATTGTAAAAGAGGCGGTTGAGAAACTGGGAGGTAATATAGAGGTAGAGTCAGTAGCAGGTGAAGGAACAGAATTTATAGTGCGGCTTCCCTTGTAA
- a CDS encoding SusD/RagB family nutrient-binding outer membrane lipoprotein translates to MKKLPVYILIIVLIALLPACDDGFEEMNEDPNNPTEVPTSYVLAGAQTKLMEELFGLYNESSKWNLVGMRYMQFWTSTLYTDIDRYVTIEGDFTPVYYKGLRDLQELINLNSDPETAAQAAFSGPNQNQIAVARILKAYAFHNLSDIWGDIPYSQTLLGSENVAPVYDPQEQIYESLMQELDEAYAQIEESAGNIEGDLIYGGDVSQWKLFAQSLRLRLGMRLSEAKPALAQAIVSDAIQKGVFSSNAQNATFAYNEQVPFVNPWYTEFHLETITLAVSNTMIDKLIALNDPRLAAFAERAEALGEYVGMPYGVNAAIAGSIKNEEVSLPADQITEPTYPALLQTYSEVLFLRAEAAARGWTGEDASQLYKDAIAASFEQWGIAETELEAYLAQEELAFDTDNFKASIGNQKWLALYMQGMEAWAEWRRLDYPLLQPAPDAAAGRDIPRRRGYPLSEISLNQKNYEEAIARQGPDLLSTPVWWDK, encoded by the coding sequence ATGAAGAAACTACCTGTATATATACTCATCATCGTTTTGATAGCCTTACTGCCTGCCTGCGATGATGGTTTTGAAGAAATGAATGAAGACCCTAACAATCCCACTGAGGTTCCTACTTCTTATGTGCTTGCCGGAGCGCAAACCAAACTGATGGAAGAGCTCTTTGGCCTGTACAATGAGTCTTCTAAATGGAATCTGGTAGGTATGCGCTACATGCAATTCTGGACGTCTACTCTCTACACCGATATAGACCGCTACGTAACTATAGAAGGAGACTTTACCCCCGTCTACTACAAAGGGCTTCGTGACTTACAGGAGCTTATAAACTTAAATTCCGATCCGGAAACCGCAGCGCAGGCAGCCTTTTCCGGGCCCAATCAAAATCAGATAGCTGTAGCCCGTATACTTAAAGCCTATGCTTTTCATAATCTGAGCGATATCTGGGGAGACATACCTTATAGCCAGACATTGCTGGGCTCCGAGAATGTAGCTCCTGTTTATGATCCCCAGGAGCAGATTTATGAGAGCTTAATGCAGGAATTGGATGAGGCCTATGCCCAGATAGAAGAAAGTGCCGGAAATATTGAAGGGGACCTGATCTACGGAGGTGATGTATCTCAGTGGAAGCTTTTTGCTCAGTCGCTGCGCTTACGGCTGGGCATGCGACTTTCTGAAGCCAAACCTGCACTGGCCCAGGCAATAGTATCCGATGCCATTCAGAAAGGGGTATTTAGTAGTAATGCCCAGAATGCCACTTTTGCTTACAATGAGCAGGTTCCTTTTGTTAACCCCTGGTACACGGAGTTTCATCTGGAGACTATCACCCTCGCTGTATCAAACACGATGATAGATAAGCTCATCGCGCTGAACGACCCTCGCTTGGCAGCTTTTGCGGAGAGAGCGGAAGCGCTGGGAGAATATGTAGGCATGCCTTATGGTGTTAATGCTGCCATTGCTGGTAGTATCAAAAACGAAGAAGTATCGCTACCTGCAGATCAGATTACAGAGCCTACCTATCCGGCCCTTCTACAGACCTACTCAGAAGTGCTATTTTTAAGAGCTGAAGCTGCCGCACGAGGCTGGACCGGAGAAGATGCCTCACAACTGTATAAAGATGCCATTGCCGCTTCCTTTGAGCAGTGGGGTATAGCAGAAACTGAGCTGGAAGCCTATCTGGCGCAGGAAGAACTAGCTTTTGACACGGATAATTTCAAAGCTTCTATCGGTAACCAAAAATGGCTGGCGCTGTACATGCAGGGGATGGAAGCCTGGGCTGAGTGGAGAAGACTGGACTACCCCTTATTGCAGCCCGCTCCTGATGCCGCAGCAGGAAGAGACATACCCAGAAGAAGAGGCTATCCTCTCTCAGAAATTAGCCTTAACCAAAAGAATTATGAAGAAGCCATTGCCCGTCAGGGTCCTGACCTGCTGAGCACTCCTGTGTGGTGGGATAAATAA